From Nocardioides sp. HDW12B, the proteins below share one genomic window:
- a CDS encoding acetate kinase yields the protein MTGHVLVVNAGSSSVKLAVVDPDTGHRPVTALAERLGSPDAALHVHRAEGPGHAPAAPDPAGGAISADEALTRLVEGLTDAERSTLTGVGHRVVHGGSRFSDSVVVDAGVRADLDRLVALAPLHMPANLRGVEVAQAALPDLPHVAVFDTAFHQTMEPVAYRYAVPTAWYADHGVRRYGFHGTSHRFVSERAAELLGRPLESLRLVTLHLGNGCSAAAVDGGRSVDTTMGLTPLEGLVMGTRSGDVDPGVIGYVAAQEGVGAEEVLAALNSRSGLLGLSGLSNDMRTLCDAAEAGSEPATLAVQVFCYRVAKTVGALTVALGGLDAVVFTGGIGEHSSLVRSRVLDRLAVLGLHEDPEANARHGRGTGGRVDRATDPSSTAGPAALVVPTDEELVIARDTARLVSGGTP from the coding sequence ATGACGGGCCACGTGCTGGTGGTCAACGCGGGCAGCTCCTCGGTGAAGCTCGCGGTCGTCGACCCGGACACCGGCCACCGACCGGTGACCGCGCTGGCCGAGCGGCTCGGCAGCCCCGACGCTGCCCTCCACGTCCACCGCGCCGAGGGCCCGGGCCACGCGCCGGCCGCCCCCGACCCCGCCGGCGGCGCGATCTCCGCCGACGAGGCCCTGACCCGGCTCGTGGAGGGCCTGACCGACGCCGAGCGGAGCACCCTGACGGGGGTCGGGCACCGCGTCGTCCACGGCGGCAGCCGGTTCTCGGACTCCGTGGTCGTCGACGCCGGGGTCCGCGCGGACCTCGACCGGCTGGTCGCGCTGGCTCCCCTGCACATGCCGGCGAACCTGCGCGGCGTCGAGGTGGCGCAGGCCGCGCTCCCCGACCTGCCGCACGTCGCGGTCTTCGACACCGCGTTCCACCAGACGATGGAGCCGGTCGCCTACCGCTACGCCGTCCCGACGGCGTGGTACGCCGACCACGGTGTGCGTCGCTACGGCTTCCACGGCACCAGCCACCGGTTCGTCAGCGAGCGCGCCGCGGAGCTGCTCGGGCGCCCCCTGGAGTCGCTGCGGCTCGTGACGCTCCACCTCGGCAACGGCTGCAGCGCCGCCGCCGTCGACGGGGGCCGCTCGGTGGACACCACGATGGGTCTCACCCCGCTCGAGGGGCTCGTCATGGGCACCCGCAGCGGCGACGTCGACCCGGGCGTCATCGGCTACGTCGCCGCGCAGGAGGGGGTGGGGGCCGAGGAGGTCCTGGCCGCCCTCAACTCCCGCAGCGGGCTGCTCGGCCTCTCCGGGCTGAGCAACGACATGCGCACCCTGTGCGACGCCGCCGAGGCGGGATCGGAGCCGGCGACCCTCGCGGTGCAGGTGTTCTGCTACCGCGTCGCCAAGACGGTCGGCGCGCTGACGGTCGCGCTCGGCGGCCTCGACGCGGTGGTGTTCACCGGAGGCATCGGGGAGCACTCGTCGCTGGTGCGCAGCCGCGTGCTCGACCGGCTGGCGGTCCTCGGGCTGCACGAGGACCCCGAGGCGAACGCCCGCCACGGTCGCGGCACCGGGGGCCGCGTCGACCGGGCCACCGACCCGTCGTCCACCGCTGGACCGGCCGCGCTCGTCGTACCGACCGACGAGGAGCTCGTCATCGCGCGCGACACCGCCCGCCTCGTCTCCGGAGGGACGCCATGA
- the pta gene encoding phosphate acetyltransferase has translation MTRTLLVAPTGHGVGLTAVCLGLLEGLEQQGVKVGFYKPLAQPGSHGSTVDHSTALVRLTTALDPPDPIPAGRVEQALSRNQLDTLLEDVVAAAEPLLAEHDVLVVEGLVPGSGLVYAGRTNVALANALDADVLLVGSPGTLERDPGVDADPQEVAERLAETIGITARTYRSGEKDRVVGAVVNRLPETGDDAVAVLRGALQRRELALVGAVPLRRELGWPRVSDAVAGLEVEVLHAGDQDRRVKDVIVAAQAVPGILPLLREGVLVLVPADRHEIVLSVCLAAMNGTRFAGLLLTLGLDPDPRVWDLCRAATTTGLPVLRTARNSYETATAVHDMNPEVPVDDAERARLVMHTVADALDAAWLTSLPTADHVPRMSPPAFRRRLVAAAREGGARIVLPEGTEPRTVSAAIRCHELGIARCVLLGAPSEVAAQAEGLGLTLPTSLEVVDPTEVVERYVEPLVAARSRKGLTPDAARDLLADPITVGTMMLHLDEVDGMVAGAAHTTAATIRPPLQVIGTAPGVSLVSSVFFMCLPDEVVLYGDCAINPDPDAEQLAEIALQSAESARTFGIEPRVAMISFSTGTSGSGEDVVKVTEATAAVRRRAPDLLVDGPLQYDAATTGSVARSKAPDSQVAGRANVFVFPDLNTGNTTYKAVQRSASVVSIGPMLQGLGKPVNDLSRGATVEDIVYTIAITAIQAAAARDARA, from the coding sequence ATGACCCGCACGCTGCTCGTCGCACCCACCGGCCACGGGGTCGGGCTCACCGCCGTCTGCCTCGGGCTGCTCGAGGGGCTGGAGCAGCAGGGGGTCAAGGTCGGCTTCTACAAGCCGCTGGCGCAGCCGGGCAGCCACGGCAGCACCGTCGACCACTCGACCGCGCTGGTGCGCCTCACCACCGCGCTCGACCCGCCGGACCCGATCCCGGCCGGTCGCGTCGAGCAGGCCCTGAGCCGCAACCAGCTCGACACCCTGCTCGAGGACGTGGTCGCCGCGGCCGAGCCGCTGCTGGCCGAGCACGACGTGCTCGTGGTCGAGGGTCTCGTGCCCGGCTCCGGCCTGGTGTACGCCGGTCGCACGAACGTCGCGCTGGCGAACGCCCTCGACGCCGACGTGCTGCTCGTGGGCTCCCCCGGGACGCTCGAGCGCGACCCCGGCGTGGACGCCGACCCGCAGGAGGTCGCCGAGCGGCTGGCCGAGACCATCGGCATCACCGCCCGGACCTACCGCTCGGGCGAGAAGGACCGCGTGGTCGGCGCCGTGGTCAACCGCCTGCCCGAGACCGGCGACGACGCGGTGGCCGTGCTGCGCGGGGCCCTGCAGCGCCGCGAGCTCGCCCTGGTCGGCGCGGTGCCGCTGCGCCGTGAGCTGGGGTGGCCGCGGGTCTCGGACGCGGTGGCCGGGCTCGAGGTCGAGGTGCTGCACGCCGGCGACCAGGACCGGCGGGTCAAGGACGTGATCGTCGCGGCGCAGGCGGTGCCGGGCATCCTGCCGCTGCTGCGGGAGGGCGTGCTGGTCCTCGTGCCCGCCGACCGCCACGAGATCGTGCTGAGCGTCTGCCTCGCCGCCATGAACGGCACCCGTTTCGCCGGGCTGCTGCTCACGCTCGGCCTCGACCCCGACCCGCGCGTCTGGGACCTGTGCCGGGCCGCGACCACGACGGGGCTGCCGGTGCTGCGGACCGCGCGCAACAGCTACGAGACGGCGACCGCGGTGCACGACATGAACCCGGAGGTGCCGGTCGACGACGCCGAGCGCGCGCGGCTGGTCATGCACACCGTGGCGGACGCCCTCGACGCCGCGTGGCTGACGTCGCTGCCGACCGCCGACCACGTGCCGCGGATGAGCCCGCCGGCCTTCCGCCGCCGCCTGGTGGCCGCGGCGCGCGAGGGCGGGGCCCGCATCGTGCTGCCCGAGGGCACCGAGCCCCGCACCGTCAGCGCCGCCATCCGCTGCCACGAGCTCGGCATCGCACGGTGCGTGCTGCTCGGGGCGCCGTCCGAGGTGGCGGCGCAGGCCGAGGGCCTGGGGCTCACGCTGCCGACGTCGCTGGAGGTGGTGGACCCGACCGAGGTCGTCGAGCGGTACGTCGAGCCGCTCGTCGCCGCGCGCAGCCGCAAGGGACTCACGCCCGACGCCGCTCGTGACCTGCTGGCCGACCCGATCACGGTCGGCACGATGATGCTGCACCTCGACGAGGTCGACGGCATGGTGGCCGGCGCCGCGCACACCACGGCGGCGACGATCCGCCCGCCCCTGCAGGTGATCGGCACCGCGCCCGGGGTCTCCCTGGTCTCCTCGGTGTTCTTCATGTGCCTGCCCGACGAGGTCGTGCTCTACGGCGACTGCGCCATCAACCCCGACCCCGACGCCGAGCAGCTCGCCGAGATCGCGCTGCAGAGCGCGGAGTCGGCGCGCACCTTCGGCATCGAGCCCCGCGTGGCGATGATCAGCTTCAGCACCGGCACGTCCGGCTCGGGCGAGGACGTCGTCAAGGTGACCGAGGCGACGGCGGCCGTGCGACGACGCGCGCCGGACCTGCTGGTCGACGGTCCGCTGCAGTACGACGCCGCCACGACCGGCTCGGTGGCTCGCAGCAAGGCTCCTGACAGCCAGGTCGCCGGACGGGCCAACGTGTTCGTGTTCCCCGACCTCAACACCGGCAACACGACGTACAAGGCGGTGCAGCGCAGCGCCTCGGTCGTCAGCATCGGCCCGATGCTGCAGGGGCTCGGCAAGCCGGTCAACGACCTGTCGCGGGGCGCGACGGTCGAGGACATCGTCTACACGATCGCCATCACCGCGATCCAGGCCGCCGCCGCGCGCGACGCCCGCGCCTGA
- a CDS encoding GNAT family N-acetyltransferase, which translates to MDDVTLRHATHDDIAGLLAFWSVAGENGSRPPDRPELVGRLLDRDAQAVLVAEAGGRIVGTVVSGWDGWRANIYRLAVATDRRGRGLGRLLLRQAEERLRDLGAERFCAMVLDDNASGAALWHAAGYAPQDDWSRWVKVA; encoded by the coding sequence ATGGACGACGTCACCCTGCGCCACGCCACCCACGACGACATCGCAGGGCTGCTGGCGTTCTGGTCCGTCGCGGGCGAGAACGGCTCACGTCCCCCCGATCGGCCGGAGCTCGTCGGTCGGCTGCTCGACCGCGACGCCCAGGCGGTCCTCGTGGCCGAGGCCGGAGGACGGATCGTGGGCACGGTCGTCAGTGGCTGGGACGGGTGGCGGGCGAACATCTACCGCCTCGCGGTGGCCACGGACCGTCGTGGCCGAGGACTCGGCCGGCTCCTGCTGCGACAGGCCGAGGAACGCCTCCGCGACCTCGGAGCCGAGCGGTTCTGCGCCATGGTCCTCGACGACAACGCCTCCGGCGCGGCCCTCTGGCACGCAGCTGGCTACGCACCGCAGGACGACTGGAGCAGGTGGGTGAAGGTCGCGTGA
- a CDS encoding HAMP domain-containing sensor histidine kinase has translation MIGPITAPEPGSLRSASLLTDPVLQAMPVGVAVARVADLTVVEANPAWTALFAPAAQPQVLYSPADAEPETAARPIRSGLSRDGQWTGTVRARRGTETFWCRLSVAPARDEVHRAVWVMTATDVTAEQEAVTEARSAIARQRSEAAALLRVHGFKDEFLTVLSHDLRTPLTAVRGFVDLLRTGRGRSDPAGLSSMLDRMATSLQDMTLLVDRLLYWGMLQSGTASIAPRPLRLEVEVRAVVEQLADLLRDRDVRTTVPGDLVALVDPVALERMLIQLLANAVKYSAPGSTVLVSAVAAEPDDDSWHPVPEVVVTVTDQGRGMRADRLAALHERFDVGLGPATSAPTAGLGLGIVQRYAALHGGRVELESRRHQGTTVSFTLPGRPRPA, from the coding sequence ATGATCGGACCGATCACGGCTCCTGAGCCCGGATCCCTGCGCTCAGCATCGCTGCTCACGGACCCGGTCCTCCAGGCGATGCCCGTCGGTGTCGCCGTCGCACGGGTCGCCGACCTGACCGTGGTGGAGGCCAACCCCGCCTGGACCGCGCTCTTCGCCCCGGCCGCCCAGCCGCAGGTGCTCTACTCGCCGGCCGACGCGGAGCCGGAGACCGCAGCCCGACCGATCCGCAGCGGCCTCTCCCGCGACGGCCAGTGGACCGGCACCGTGCGGGCTCGTCGGGGGACCGAGACCTTCTGGTGCCGGCTGAGCGTCGCGCCGGCGCGCGACGAGGTCCACCGGGCCGTCTGGGTGATGACCGCCACCGACGTCACCGCCGAGCAGGAGGCCGTCACCGAGGCACGCAGCGCGATCGCCCGGCAGCGCTCCGAGGCGGCCGCGTTGCTGCGCGTGCACGGGTTCAAGGACGAGTTCCTCACGGTGCTGTCGCACGACCTGCGCACGCCGCTGACCGCCGTCCGGGGCTTCGTCGACCTGCTGCGCACCGGACGCGGCCGCAGCGACCCGGCCGGTCTCAGCTCGATGCTGGACCGGATGGCGACCAGCCTGCAGGACATGACCCTGCTCGTGGACCGCTTGCTCTACTGGGGGATGCTCCAGTCCGGCACGGCCAGCATCGCGCCGCGGCCCCTGCGTCTCGAGGTGGAGGTGCGGGCGGTGGTCGAGCAGCTCGCCGACCTGCTGCGCGACCGCGACGTCCGCACCACCGTGCCCGGCGACCTCGTGGCCCTCGTCGACCCGGTCGCGCTGGAGCGCATGCTCATCCAGCTCCTGGCCAACGCGGTGAAGTACTCCGCCCCCGGCAGCACCGTCCTGGTCTCCGCCGTCGCGGCCGAGCCCGACGACGACAGTTGGCACCCTGTGCCCGAGGTGGTGGTCACGGTGACCGACCAGGGCCGCGGCATGCGGGCCGACCGGCTCGCCGCGCTCCACGAGCGCTTCGACGTCGGCCTCGGCCCGGCCACCTCGGCTCCCACGGCCGGCCTCGGGCTCGGCATCGTGCAGCGCTACGCCGCCCTGCACGGTGGCCGGGTGGAGCTCGAGAGCCGCCGACACCAGGGCACGACCGTGTCGTTCACCCTCCCGGGCCGCCCCCGCCCCGCCTGA
- a CDS encoding PAS domain-containing sensor histidine kinase, translating to MLPIQDSESRVTPLDPAEAMRFVDRAPDGVVMVDETGVIRYANQVARDMLGSDTTPLVGHEFGFPLGDTDRALEIELRGRDGTVRAAEMRLTQVGTATGAGWVVAVRDVTGRVESARRALEAIQQRDDALAVTSHELRNPLTVLMQASQALADTWDELPAIRRLELLRRVNRQIFLINDTVSRVLDAARMDAGLFRPEPQRVLLLDLVLDGLPGLAERPDRLRIDVDERACVELDPEHAWTVVSNLLVNAATHAPHGEVVVEGSTSGRWTTLVVSDQGPGVPAADRHRVFDRYTRLDLSSSEGTGLGLWIVKSVVEAYGGEVWCESQEPVGARFVCRLPSGGDDDRTDHGS from the coding sequence ATGCTGCCGATCCAGGACTCGGAGTCCCGGGTCACCCCCTTGGACCCGGCCGAGGCGATGCGCTTCGTCGACCGGGCTCCCGACGGGGTGGTCATGGTCGACGAGACCGGGGTCATCCGCTACGCCAACCAGGTGGCGCGCGACATGCTCGGTAGCGACACGACGCCGTTGGTGGGCCACGAGTTCGGCTTCCCGCTCGGCGACACCGACCGGGCGCTGGAGATCGAGCTGCGCGGCCGCGACGGCACCGTCCGGGCGGCGGAGATGCGTCTCACCCAGGTCGGTACGGCGACCGGGGCCGGCTGGGTGGTCGCCGTGCGTGACGTGACGGGCCGGGTGGAGTCGGCCCGCCGCGCGCTCGAGGCCATCCAGCAGCGCGACGACGCGCTCGCGGTGACCTCGCACGAGCTCCGCAACCCGCTCACCGTGCTCATGCAGGCCTCCCAGGCCCTGGCCGACACCTGGGACGAGCTGCCGGCGATCCGCCGCCTCGAGCTGCTGCGCCGGGTCAACCGCCAGATCTTCCTCATCAACGACACCGTGAGCCGGGTCCTCGACGCGGCCCGGATGGACGCCGGGCTGTTCCGGCCCGAGCCGCAGCGGGTGCTGCTGCTCGACCTCGTGCTCGACGGGCTGCCGGGTCTGGCCGAGCGCCCGGACCGGCTGAGGATCGACGTCGACGAGCGCGCCTGCGTCGAGCTCGACCCCGAGCACGCCTGGACGGTGGTGTCGAACCTGCTCGTCAACGCGGCCACGCACGCCCCGCACGGCGAGGTCGTCGTGGAGGGCAGCACCTCCGGGCGGTGGACGACGCTGGTCGTCTCCGACCAGGGCCCGGGGGTGCCCGCCGCCGACCGGCACCGGGTCTTCGACCGCTACACCCGCCTGGACCTGTCCTCCTCGGAGGGGACGGGTCTGGGACTGTGGATCGTCAAGTCGGTCGTCGAGGCTTACGGTGGGGAGGTGTGGTGCGAGTCCCAGGAGCCCGTCGGGGCTCGCTTCGTGTGCCGCCTCCCGTCCGGAGGCGATGATGATCGGACCGATCACGGCTCCTGA
- the kaiC gene encoding circadian clock protein KaiC, producing the protein MTAQPSFAMIDRVPTGTSGLDHILRGGMPLGRTTLVSGTAGSGKTVFGLQFLVQGLRVYDEPAVFVTFEERPDAIRQNATSLGFDIRGFEAEGKWAFVDAAYDPALEEEVVGPYDFVALLARIEHAVRVTGAQRVTVDSIGAVFTRFADAHGVRRELLRVANGLRDLGVTAVITSERADDYGEIARYGVEEFVCDNVLVLRNPLDEESRRRTVEVLKMRGVDHLSGEFPFTILPGEGIVVITLAGTDLTAGSTNERISSGLAELDEMCSAGMFRDSVTLVSGATGTGKTLLVTEFIDGGASRGERSLIISFEESRAQLARNAIGWGRDFDELEATGMLRVECVYPEVKSLEDHLVWIKRIVEEYNPERMAIDSLSALERIAPARSFREFLIGLTSFIKHRQIAGMLTATARTLLGGESTTEAHISTLTDMIVLLRYVEMGGEIRRGLTVLKLRGSTHDKKIHEFTIDNSGMHIGAPFRDVTGILAGNPRHMPASELDDLANMFDQPDL; encoded by the coding sequence GTGACCGCACAGCCCAGCTTCGCCATGATCGACCGGGTCCCCACGGGGACCTCCGGCCTCGACCACATCCTGCGCGGCGGCATGCCGCTGGGCCGCACCACCCTGGTCTCCGGCACCGCCGGCAGCGGCAAGACCGTCTTCGGCCTGCAGTTCCTGGTCCAGGGGCTGCGCGTCTACGACGAGCCGGCCGTCTTCGTGACGTTCGAGGAGCGTCCCGACGCGATCCGCCAGAACGCCACCTCGCTCGGCTTCGACATCCGCGGCTTCGAGGCCGAGGGCAAGTGGGCCTTCGTCGATGCGGCCTACGACCCCGCGCTCGAGGAGGAGGTCGTCGGGCCCTACGACTTCGTGGCGCTGCTCGCGCGCATCGAGCACGCCGTCCGGGTCACCGGCGCCCAGCGGGTGACGGTCGACTCGATCGGTGCGGTGTTCACGCGCTTCGCCGACGCGCACGGCGTACGACGTGAGCTGCTGCGGGTGGCCAACGGGCTGCGCGACCTCGGCGTCACCGCCGTCATCACCAGCGAGCGCGCCGACGACTACGGCGAGATCGCGCGCTACGGCGTCGAGGAGTTCGTCTGCGACAACGTCCTCGTGCTGCGCAACCCCCTCGACGAGGAGTCGCGCCGCCGCACCGTCGAGGTGCTCAAGATGCGCGGCGTGGACCACCTGTCGGGCGAGTTCCCGTTCACGATCCTGCCCGGCGAGGGCATCGTCGTCATCACGCTGGCCGGCACCGACCTGACGGCCGGCTCGACCAACGAGCGCATCTCCTCCGGTCTCGCCGAGCTCGACGAGATGTGCAGCGCGGGCATGTTCCGCGACTCCGTCACGCTCGTGTCCGGCGCCACCGGCACCGGCAAGACGCTGCTGGTCACCGAGTTCATCGACGGCGGCGCCTCGCGCGGCGAGCGGTCGCTGATCATCTCCTTCGAGGAGAGCCGCGCCCAGCTCGCCCGCAACGCGATCGGGTGGGGTCGTGACTTCGACGAGCTCGAGGCGACGGGGATGCTGCGCGTCGAGTGCGTCTACCCCGAGGTGAAGTCGCTCGAGGACCACCTGGTGTGGATCAAGCGCATCGTCGAGGAGTACAACCCCGAGCGGATGGCGATCGACAGCCTCAGCGCACTGGAGCGCATCGCCCCGGCGCGCAGCTTCCGCGAGTTCCTCATCGGGCTCACCTCGTTCATCAAGCACCGTCAGATCGCCGGCATGCTGACCGCCACCGCGCGCACCCTGCTCGGCGGCGAGTCGACCACCGAGGCGCACATCTCCACGCTCACCGACATGATCGTGCTGCTGCGCTACGTCGAGATGGGCGGCGAGATCCGTCGGGGCCTGACGGTGCTGAAGCTGCGCGGCTCGACCCACGACAAGAAGATCCACGAGTTCACCATCGACAACTCCGGCATGCACATCGGAGCCCCCTTCCGCGACGTCACCGGGATCCTGGCCGGCAACCCACGCCACATGCCGGCCTCGGAGCTCGACGACCTCGCGAACATGTTCGACCAGCCGGACCTGTGA
- a CDS encoding circadian clock KaiB family protein translates to MTARFRLFVAGETARSLRAAAHIRSLCAEALDDDYELEIIDVLERPDLADEARILATPTVIKASPPPLRRVIGDLSDLERLASALDLELPEPPTRGDRS, encoded by the coding sequence GTGACAGCGAGGTTCCGGCTCTTCGTCGCGGGGGAGACCGCGCGGTCGCTGCGCGCTGCCGCCCACATCCGGTCGTTGTGCGCCGAGGCGCTCGACGACGACTACGAGCTGGAGATCATCGACGTGCTCGAGCGGCCCGACCTGGCCGACGAGGCGCGGATCCTGGCGACCCCCACCGTGATCAAGGCATCGCCGCCCCCGCTGCGGCGCGTCATCGGAGACCTGTCCGACCTGGAGAGGCTGGCCTCGGCCCTGGATCTCGAGCTTCCTGAGCCACCCACCCGAGGAGACCGGTCGTGA
- a CDS encoding response regulator, protein MSSVSGSEPPAPDSAPLRVLAVEDNPELREYLTLELQDAELIAGRSTAVTVAPDLQHAIEVIHGGGVDLVLLDLGLPDSSGLDTVFRVSEVAPAIPVVVVTGSVTEEQAEQVLLAGAQDFLVKGTFSGAALQRLLRFVLARHRHTLELFTSMAHNADDDDLTRLESLGAAGVGVASRSLGRVTLAETYPEAFASARDEYSQLVHSRLEERGLHVDYQVSSRTRAVAWDLGHLRATPRDVVDVHLAAVRALTEGKGRTRARALLRSGEGLLTETLGHLAAFYRAQALGRPSGRGGPAAAEAREDQS, encoded by the coding sequence GTGTCTTCCGTGTCCGGGTCTGAGCCGCCCGCCCCCGACAGCGCGCCCCTGCGCGTGCTCGCCGTCGAGGACAACCCCGAGCTCCGTGAGTACCTCACCCTCGAGCTGCAGGACGCCGAGCTGATCGCCGGGCGGTCCACCGCGGTCACCGTCGCTCCCGACCTGCAGCACGCGATCGAGGTCATCCACGGCGGCGGCGTCGACCTGGTCCTGCTGGACCTGGGGCTCCCCGACTCCTCCGGGCTCGACACCGTCTTCCGCGTCTCCGAGGTCGCCCCGGCCATCCCGGTCGTCGTCGTGACCGGGAGCGTGACCGAGGAGCAGGCCGAGCAGGTGCTGCTCGCCGGGGCCCAGGACTTCCTGGTCAAGGGCACCTTCTCCGGCGCCGCCCTGCAACGGCTGCTGCGCTTCGTGCTGGCCCGGCACCGCCACACGCTCGAGCTGTTCACGAGCATGGCCCACAACGCCGACGACGACGACCTCACCCGGCTCGAGTCGCTCGGCGCGGCGGGGGTCGGGGTCGCCTCCCGGTCGCTGGGCCGGGTGACGCTGGCCGAGACCTACCCGGAGGCGTTCGCGTCCGCCCGGGACGAGTACTCCCAGCTGGTCCACAGCCGGCTCGAGGAGCGGGGGCTCCACGTCGACTACCAGGTGTCGTCGCGGACCCGGGCGGTCGCCTGGGACCTCGGCCACCTCCGGGCCACCCCCCGCGACGTGGTCGACGTACACCTCGCCGCCGTGCGCGCTCTCACCGAGGGCAAGGGACGCACCCGCGCCCGCGCCCTCCTCCGCTCGGGGGAGGGCCTGCTGACCGAGACGCTGGGCCACCTCGCAGCGTTCTACCGGGCCCAGGCGCTCGGTCGTCCGTCCGGACGCGGTGGGCCCGCGGCCGCCGAGGCTCGGGAGGACCAGTCGTGA
- a CDS encoding nuclear transport factor 2 family protein, whose translation MTVLDDHEQVRRLKYAYLRHLDLKQWDAFEALFVPEATGSYAELAFADRAELVGYMRRHLTDEILTFHTVHHPETTVDGDVATARWYLHDKVFVTAHDLVIEGAAFYEDRLRRTEDGWRFTHTGYERTFETSWSTAALPGWNLKRGRAFGLPASSR comes from the coding sequence ATGACCGTCCTCGACGACCACGAGCAGGTCCGCCGGCTGAAGTACGCCTACCTGCGGCACCTCGACCTCAAGCAGTGGGACGCCTTCGAGGCGCTCTTCGTGCCCGAGGCGACGGGCTCGTACGCCGAGCTGGCGTTCGCCGACCGTGCCGAGCTGGTGGGCTACATGCGCCGGCACCTGACCGACGAGATCCTCACGTTCCACACGGTGCACCACCCCGAGACCACCGTCGACGGGGACGTCGCCACGGCCCGGTGGTACCTCCACGACAAGGTGTTCGTCACCGCCCACGACCTCGTGATCGAGGGCGCGGCGTTCTACGAGGACCGGCTGCGGCGCACCGAGGACGGCTGGCGATTCACCCATACCGGGTACGAGCGGACGTTCGAGACATCCTGGAGCACCGCGGCGCTCCCGGGGTGGAACCTCAAGCGGGGCAGGGCGTTCGGGCTCCCCGCCAGTTCCCGGTGA